TCCCTCTTTTTTATTGAGTTCTCTCGCTGTTGCAATGACCTCCTTGCGTCCATTTGGGTCAAGCATTGCTGTTGGCTCATCGAGCACAATACACTTTGGCTTCATAGCCATAATCCCTGCAATGGCCACTCGCTGTTTTTGTCCGCCAGAAAGTTTATTTGGTGACTTTAATCGATAGGCCGTCATTCCCACTGCCTTTAAGCTTTCATCTACTCGCCTCCAAATCTCCTCCGTTGGCACACCAATGTTCTCTGGTCCAAAACCCACATCCTCTTCGACAACATTTCCAATGATCTGATTATCTGGATTTTGGAATACCATCCCCACAGTCTTTCGAATATCTAAAAGATGGGTATCATCTCTTGTGTCCATATTTGAAATCAAAACTGTGCCCTCTGACGGAAGCAAAATCCCATTTGTCTGCTTAGCAAATGTGGATTTTCCTGAACCATTGTGTCCCAATATTGCCACAAAATCTCCCTGTGCAATATCTAGATCCACCGAATCAAGGGCCCGATTGACCTCTTTGACTTGATTGGCATCATCATGCGTAATATAGTCAAATATTAATTTTGCTGCTCTAATTATCCCCATTGCCGCCTCCATGTGATGCAAAATTTATTTCTACTTTTATATACAACAATACCCCCAAAACCATTTGATTTTGAGGGTATCCTTCGCGTGCGTGAGAAGATTCGAACTCCCGACACCTTGGTCCGTAGCCAAGTGCTCTATCCAGCTGAGCTACACACACTTATGTTGCTCTAGTAATATAACCTGTATTGTAACTTTTGTCAACAACTTTTTTTATTTTTTTCTACTGCTCTTCCATAATAAAACATATACTGTTGAATAACACCAGCATATCCGCAATATCGCTCAATCGGAAATTTTCCATTGTAATAGTGATCAATCACCTTTTGTATCCACACATCAACAGGAAAGGCATCAATTCTATGATATCCAAAGAGGGCCACACAGTTGGCCACCTTTGTGCCAACTCCACTGCATCGCTTTAACTCTTCCACTAATTCTCGATCTGAAAGCTCTCCAATAGATTGAAGATCGATTTCTCCATTTACCACCATTTGTGCCGTCTTTTGAATATATTCCTGTCGATATCCCAAACTGCAATTCGAGAGTTTTCCTTCATCCGCAAATGCAATGGCCTCAGGAGTTGGAAAGGCATACTTGCCATTCTCAATCTCCCTTCCCAAATACATACACAATTTCTCTACACTTGTTCGAATCGCAGGGATACTCTTTCTCTGTGAAATAATAAAGGTGATTAACATTTCGAAGGGATCTTGATGCAAAATGCGAATTCCCCTAGCATATC
This region of Lachnospiraceae bacterium oral taxon 096 genomic DNA includes:
- a CDS encoding energy-coupling factor transporter ATPase, giving the protein MGIIRAAKLIFDYITHDDANQVKEVNRALDSVDLDIAQGDFVAILGHNGSGKSTFAKQTNGILLPSEGTVLISNMDTRDDTHLLDIRKTVGMVFQNPDNQIIGNVVEEDVGFGPENIGVPTEEIWRRVDESLKAVGMTAYRLKSPNKLSGGQKQRVAIAGIMAMKPKCIVLDEPTAMLDPNGRKEVIATARELNKKEGITILLITHYMEEVVGADRVVVMDEGKVVMDGTPREIFSRVDELKKLRLDVPAVTELADELGKLGVELPRGILTTDELMEALLPMLKG
- a CDS encoding DNA-3-methyladenine glycosylase 2; the protein is MIKVQSSYMDMEKIANSGQIFRMYKITEKRFELIAGQHLLDIETLGEGCYAFNCDQMEYDLFWRDYFDMDTDYSAFAKDIAGDDYFLQEAERYARGIRILHQDPFEMLITFIISQRKSIPAIRTSVEKLCMYLGREIENGKYAFPTPEAIAFADEGKLSNCSLGYRQEYIQKTAQMVVNGEIDLQSIGELSDRELVEELKRCSGVGTKVANCVALFGYHRIDAFPVDVWIQKVIDHYYNGKFPIERYCGYAGVIQQYMFYYGRAVEKNKKSC